In Candidatus Binatia bacterium, a single window of DNA contains:
- a CDS encoding choice-of-anchor B family protein translates to MLALPSVGAAQTARHPEDNLRLPCAAQPNSKTIDLTGRRNYRGCQFKGNLDQPEASARAFLAHFATPLAINANQADLVLADVRRTSVSAHTRFEQQHEGVPIYGAFVQVNQGSDGSIVSLHTSYRVKRTSGSAQPGISRSRALLLAKEAAGVQEVRLAHRYRKVWFPLNTGELRIAREFWVYSADPLGDFLTVVDGETGKILFQENRIAFDVGSAKLFSPNPVQHTGNTSLSDNNDANSPTLEASRIDVVLKRLDSGTGQLRGTWVDVTLAGGTCASSFAEEPDRIYDYTRDNPFFEQVMIYYTVDQIQEYFHSLGFDDDTGAQNGVRDFPSKANAQWDDADNSFYSTGDDAIHFGCGGVDDAEDADVIAHEFGHAVQHQQNSCWGGGEMGAMGEAFGDYLAYTFFLGAGDPTYQGSDAACIAEWDATSYSSTNPPCLRRVDTGNHYPEDLQGQVHHDGQIWSHTLREIHLAIGRETADQLILQHHFGLPCNATMADAVAGLLQADVDLNGGANEAAIRTAACDRGILTGEACAAPSGLNLTVSANPSPASTGATVTYTATVQNSGTEALEDLTLTAAVPLGSEYVAASASNSGSGSGGIVQWPIFDLNVGSSAQRTFQVTVTVTGGSGIAFEDDMEAGGSLWALTNGSGSANWELSEDNAFGGSKSAGKVPTSVVAATACADGHAGVFACHKTNLEQFLPFSAIGGGTDEGNDGWGWTDPTTNREYYIAGRQSGVSFLDVTDPQSPVLLGTLATHTASSDWRDVKVLGNHAFIVSEASGHGMQVFDLTQLRNVPSPPHSFSATAHYDGFGNCHNLGVNEDTDFVYAVGTGSCAGGLHIVDVSTPSAPTFAGCYSDDGYTHDVQCVVYSGPDSTYSGREICFAYNEDTLTIVDVTNKSAPVQISRTSYAGVSYTHQGWLTEDQVHILMNDELDEQNAGHKTRTYIVDVSDLDAPDFAASYTGALPSIDHNNYTRGDFVYQANYTSGLRILKLTDISSGTLCEVASFDVYPDSDSAIFAGAWSAFPYYPSGLVAINSIEGVVLVRPDLSDPQCVGPGEGSGASWFATDPSGLSDQYLTTQNAFSIQADAELRFWSDYDFETGYDGGVVEISTDGGSSWGDLGTYFTSGGYNDTISTQFENAISGREAFSGSSGGYKQSVVDLSSFAGESVKIRFRSASDSSVGGVGWYVDEILVGEEVALTLVASVSPAGGSATEVTVNTEVVASACGNGVVDGGEICDPGVTGSTCCTGECVLASAGAFCRLAVGACDVAETCTGTDVTCPTDAFSPSGGTCRSQQGACDLPELCTGQSGACPTDTYAESGILCRAANGICDEPESCTGSGPGCPSDGFRDQGEECRSSTDPCDVTEVCSGASSSCPSDAVAAAGVTCRAVADVCDVVESCDGSSAFCPLDEFSAANLECRASTHVCDAAELCTGSSVSCPPNESAPDGTICNDGEVCTQNDLCEGGVCSGASCATGSSCGVCGGTCSDAGGACSCSF, encoded by the coding sequence GTGTTGGCGCTCCCCTCGGTCGGGGCGGCGCAGACCGCCCGTCATCCGGAGGACAACCTGCGGCTGCCCTGCGCCGCTCAGCCCAACTCGAAGACAATCGATCTGACCGGCCGTCGCAACTATCGAGGATGTCAATTCAAGGGCAACCTCGATCAACCCGAGGCCAGCGCGCGCGCTTTTCTCGCTCACTTCGCGACCCCCCTTGCAATTAATGCGAACCAGGCCGATCTCGTGCTCGCGGACGTTCGTCGGACCTCGGTCAGTGCTCACACTCGATTCGAACAACAGCATGAAGGCGTGCCCATCTACGGAGCATTCGTGCAGGTGAATCAGGGGAGCGACGGTTCGATAGTGAGCCTTCATACCAGTTATCGCGTCAAAAGGACGTCGGGCAGCGCCCAACCCGGCATCTCGCGCAGCCGAGCACTTCTGCTGGCCAAAGAGGCAGCCGGCGTGCAGGAAGTCCGGCTCGCCCACCGCTACCGCAAAGTCTGGTTCCCTCTAAACACGGGCGAGCTTCGCATTGCCCGCGAGTTCTGGGTGTACTCCGCCGATCCGCTGGGCGATTTCCTGACGGTGGTGGATGGGGAGACGGGCAAGATCCTCTTTCAGGAAAATCGCATCGCGTTCGACGTTGGCAGCGCCAAGCTCTTCAGTCCCAACCCCGTTCAGCACACCGGAAACACCTCGCTCAGTGACAATAACGATGCGAACTCGCCTACTCTGGAAGCGTCGCGGATCGATGTCGTGCTCAAGCGCCTCGATTCCGGCACCGGACAACTGCGGGGCACCTGGGTCGATGTCACGCTAGCTGGCGGGACGTGTGCGAGCTCCTTTGCCGAGGAGCCCGATCGCATCTACGACTACACGCGTGACAACCCTTTTTTCGAACAGGTGATGATTTACTACACCGTGGATCAAATCCAGGAATACTTTCACTCGTTGGGCTTCGACGATGACACCGGCGCGCAAAACGGTGTGCGCGACTTCCCCAGCAAAGCAAACGCGCAGTGGGATGACGCCGACAACTCCTTCTATTCCACCGGCGACGACGCGATCCACTTTGGATGCGGTGGCGTAGACGATGCGGAGGATGCCGACGTGATCGCGCACGAGTTCGGCCACGCAGTGCAGCATCAGCAGAACTCCTGCTGGGGCGGAGGCGAGATGGGGGCGATGGGCGAGGCCTTCGGAGACTACCTGGCCTACACCTTCTTCCTGGGCGCGGGCGACCCCACCTACCAAGGCTCGGATGCGGCATGTATCGCGGAATGGGATGCGACCAGCTACAGCTCGACAAACCCGCCTTGCTTGCGGCGCGTGGATACCGGAAATCACTATCCGGAAGATCTTCAGGGACAGGTCCACCATGATGGGCAGATCTGGTCGCACACCTTGCGGGAGATCCACCTCGCCATCGGGCGTGAGACCGCCGATCAGCTCATCCTCCAGCATCATTTCGGACTGCCCTGCAATGCCACGATGGCCGATGCAGTCGCGGGGCTGTTGCAGGCAGACGTCGACCTAAATGGGGGCGCGAACGAAGCGGCCATTCGCACGGCGGCGTGCGATCGCGGGATCTTGACCGGCGAGGCGTGCGCGGCGCCCAGCGGTTTGAATCTCACCGTTTCGGCCAATCCGTCGCCGGCCTCGACCGGAGCCACCGTGACCTACACCGCCACCGTTCAAAATAGCGGCACGGAGGCGCTCGAGGATCTTACCCTCACGGCCGCGGTTCCGCTGGGAAGCGAGTACGTGGCCGCGTCTGCAAGCAACTCCGGAAGCGGCTCGGGCGGCATCGTACAATGGCCAATCTTTGATCTGAATGTCGGGAGTTCTGCCCAGAGAACGTTTCAGGTGACGGTGACCGTCACCGGAGGAAGCGGCATCGCTTTCGAGGACGACATGGAAGCCGGGGGCTCCCTCTGGGCATTGACGAATGGAAGTGGCTCGGCCAACTGGGAACTCAGTGAAGACAATGCCTTCGGTGGCTCCAAATCCGCCGGCAAGGTTCCCACCTCGGTGGTCGCCGCTACCGCGTGCGCAGATGGACATGCCGGGGTCTTTGCCTGCCACAAGACCAACCTCGAGCAGTTCTTGCCGTTTTCGGCCATTGGCGGCGGCACTGACGAGGGAAACGACGGCTGGGGCTGGACGGACCCGACCACGAATCGGGAGTACTACATTGCGGGTCGTCAGAGTGGTGTTTCCTTTCTGGACGTGACCGATCCGCAAAGCCCGGTTCTTTTGGGAACCCTCGCCACCCATACCGCTTCAAGTGACTGGCGTGATGTCAAGGTCCTCGGAAACCATGCCTTCATCGTGAGCGAGGCCTCTGGGCATGGCATGCAAGTCTTCGACTTGACGCAATTACGGAACGTCCCATCTCCTCCGCACAGCTTCTCGGCGACCGCGCACTATGATGGTTTCGGAAATTGTCACAACCTCGGCGTCAATGAGGATACGGATTTCGTCTACGCGGTGGGTACCGGCTCCTGTGCAGGCGGACTCCACATCGTCGATGTCTCGACGCCGTCCGCGCCCACGTTTGCGGGCTGTTACAGCGACGATGGCTACACCCATGACGTGCAGTGCGTGGTGTACTCCGGACCCGATTCGACGTATTCCGGTCGCGAGATCTGCTTTGCCTACAACGAGGACACACTCACGATCGTCGACGTCACCAATAAGAGCGCGCCGGTACAAATTTCACGGACCTCTTATGCAGGTGTGAGCTATACCCACCAGGGGTGGCTCACGGAGGATCAAGTCCATATCCTCATGAACGACGAACTCGACGAACAAAATGCCGGGCACAAGACCCGGACGTATATCGTCGACGTGTCCGACCTCGATGCGCCGGACTTCGCGGCCAGCTACACGGGCGCTCTTCCCTCGATCGATCACAACAACTACACGAGGGGTGATTTCGTCTACCAGGCGAATTACACGTCGGGCCTGCGGATTCTGAAGCTGACGGACATTTCCTCCGGCACGCTCTGTGAGGTGGCTTCGTTCGACGTGTACCCCGACAGCGACAGCGCGATATTTGCCGGCGCCTGGAGCGCGTTCCCGTATTACCCAAGCGGCCTGGTCGCGATCAACTCGATTGAGGGAGTCGTGCTGGTTCGTCCGGACCTCTCGGATCCACAATGTGTCGGCCCGGGCGAGGGTTCGGGGGCGTCCTGGTTTGCTACGGACCCCTCCGGCTTGAGTGACCAGTACCTGACGACGCAGAACGCGTTCTCGATTCAAGCGGATGCGGAGCTGCGCTTCTGGAGCGACTACGATTTCGAGACAGGCTACGACGGGGGCGTGGTCGAGATCTCTACCGACGGGGGCTCCTCGTGGGGCGATCTGGGAACGTACTTCACCTCCGGCGGCTACAACGACACGATCTCGACCCAATTCGAGAACGCGATCTCGGGGCGCGAGGCCTTCAGTGGTTCAAGCGGTGGCTATAAGCAGAGTGTCGTCGACCTTTCGAGCTTTGCCGGCGAGTCGGTAAAAATCCGCTTTCGCTCCGCATCCGACAGTTCCGTCGGAGGGGTGGGCTGGTACGTCGACGAGATTCTCGTGGGCGAAGAGGTGGCCCTGACCCTCGTCGCCTCGGTCTCTCCCGCGGGAGGGAGCGCGACCGAGGTGACGGTGAACACCGAGGTGGTCGCTTCAGCATGCGGGAATGGCGTCGTGGACGGAGGTGAGATCTGCGACCCCGGGGTGACTGGCTCGACCTGTTGTACCGGTGAGTGCGTGTTGGCTTCGGCTGGAGCTTTCTGCCGCCTCGCCGTCGGCGCTTGCGACGTCGCTGAGACCTGCACGGGAACGGATGTCACCTGCCCTACCGATGCGTTTTCTCCTTCGGGGGGTACGTGTCGCTCTCAACAGGGCGCGTGTGACCTCCCCGAACTGTGCACGGGGCAAAGCGGCGCGTGCCCGACAGACACGTATGCTGAGTCGGGCATCTTATGTCGTGCGGCAAACGGAATTTGCGACGAACCGGAGTCGTGCACGGGCTCCGGCCCCGGGTGTCCGTCGGACGGCTTCCGCGATCAGGGAGAGGAATGTAGGTCCTCGACGGATCCCTGCGACGTCACCGAGGTGTGCTCCGGCGCCAGCTCCTCCTGCCCGAGCGACGCTGTGGCGGCGGCCGGCGTCACCTGTCGCGCAGTGGCGGACGTATGCGATGTCGTCGAAAGTTGCGATGGCTCGAGCGCTTTTTGTCCGCTGGATGAATTTTCGGCTGCGAACCTCGAATGTCGCGCCTCGACGCACGTGTGCGACGCGGCCGAGCTCTGCACCGGGTCCAGTGTGTCGTGCCCGCCCAACGAGTCCGCGCCCGACGGGACGATCTGCAATGATGGCG